A section of the Felis catus isolate Fca126 chromosome B2, F.catus_Fca126_mat1.0, whole genome shotgun sequence genome encodes:
- the MAPK13 gene encoding mitogen-activated protein kinase 13 isoform X2, translating to MSFTRKKGFYKQDVNKTAWELPKTYVSPTHVGSGAYGAVCSAIDKRSGEKVAIKKLSRPFQSEIFAKRAYRELRLLKHMQHENVIGLLDVFTPASSLRGFHDFYLVMPFMQTDLQKIMGMEFSEDKIQYLVYQMLKGLKDLKPGNLAVNEDCELKILDFGLARHADADMTGYVVTRWYRAPEVILSWMHYNQTVDIWSVGCIMAEMLTGKTLFKGKDYLDQLSQILKVTGVPGAEFVQKLNDKAAKSYIQSLPQSPKKDFSQLFPRASPQATDLLEKMLELDVDKRLTASQALAHPFFEPFRDPEEETEAPQPFDDSLEHEKLTVDEWKQHIYKEIVNFSPIARKDSRRRCGMKLQ from the exons ATGAGCTTCACCCGGAAAAAGGGCTTCTACAAGCAGGACGTCAACAAGACCGCCTGGGAGCTGCCCAAGACCTACGTGTCGCCGACGCACGTAGGCAGCGGGGCCTATGGCGCCGTGTG CTCCGCCATCGACAAGCGGTCaggggagaaggtggccatcaAGAAGCTGAGCCGGCCCTTCCAGTCGGAGATCTTTGCCAAGCGGGCCTACCGAGAGCTGCGCCTGCTGAAGCACATGCAGCATGAGAAT GTCATCGGGCTCCTGGATGTCTtcaccccagcctcctccctgcgcGGCTTCCATGACTT CTACCTGGTGATGCCCTTCATGCAGACAGACCTGCAGAAGATCATGGGGATGGAGTTCAGTGAGGACAAGATCCAGTACCTGGTGTATCAGATGCTCAAGGGTCTTAAG GACCTGAAGCCGGGCAACCTGGCCGTAAACGAGGACTGTGAGCTGAAG ATCTTGGATTTTGGGCTGGCCCGGCACGCAGATGCTGACATGACCGGCTATGTGGTGACCCGCTGGTACCGGGCCCCTGAGGTGATCCTCAGCTGGATGCACTACAACCAGACTG TGGACATCTGGTCTGTGGGCTGTATCATGGCAGAGATGCTGACCGGGAAAACTCTGTTCAAGGGGAAAGATT ACCTGGACCAGCTGTCCCAGATCCTGAAAGTGACCGGGGTGCCGGGTGCAGAGTTTGTGCAGAAGTTGAATGACAAAGCA GCCAAATCCTACATCCAGTCCCTGCCACAGAGCCCCAAGAAGGATTTCTCTCAGCTCTTCCCACGGGCCAGCCCCCAGG CCACAGACCTGCTAGAGAAGATGTTGGAGCTGGACGTGGACAAGCGTCTGACGGCCTCGCAGGCCCTCGCCCACCCCTTCTTTGAACCCTTCCGAGAcccagaggaggagacagaggccccGCAGCCATTTGATGACTCCTTAGAACATGAGAAACTCACAGTGGATGAATGGAAGC AGCACATCTACAAGGAGATTGTGAACTTCAGCCCCATTGCCCGGAAGGACTCACGGCGCCGGTGTGGCATGAAGCTGCAGTGA
- the MAPK13 gene encoding mitogen-activated protein kinase 13 isoform X1, whose protein sequence is MSFTRKKGFYKQDVNKTAWELPKTYVSPTHVGSGAYGAVCSAIDKRSGEKVAIKKLSRPFQSEIFAKRAYRELRLLKHMQHENVIGLLDVFTPASSLRGFHDFYLVMPFMQTDLQKIMGMEFSEDKIQYLVYQMLKGLKYIHSAGVVHRDLKPGNLAVNEDCELKILDFGLARHADADMTGYVVTRWYRAPEVILSWMHYNQTVDIWSVGCIMAEMLTGKTLFKGKDYLDQLSQILKVTGVPGAEFVQKLNDKAAKSYIQSLPQSPKKDFSQLFPRASPQATDLLEKMLELDVDKRLTASQALAHPFFEPFRDPEEETEAPQPFDDSLEHEKLTVDEWKQHIYKEIVNFSPIARKDSRRRCGMKLQ, encoded by the exons ATGAGCTTCACCCGGAAAAAGGGCTTCTACAAGCAGGACGTCAACAAGACCGCCTGGGAGCTGCCCAAGACCTACGTGTCGCCGACGCACGTAGGCAGCGGGGCCTATGGCGCCGTGTG CTCCGCCATCGACAAGCGGTCaggggagaaggtggccatcaAGAAGCTGAGCCGGCCCTTCCAGTCGGAGATCTTTGCCAAGCGGGCCTACCGAGAGCTGCGCCTGCTGAAGCACATGCAGCATGAGAAT GTCATCGGGCTCCTGGATGTCTtcaccccagcctcctccctgcgcGGCTTCCATGACTT CTACCTGGTGATGCCCTTCATGCAGACAGACCTGCAGAAGATCATGGGGATGGAGTTCAGTGAGGACAAGATCCAGTACCTGGTGTATCAGATGCTCAAGGGTCTTAAG taCATCCACTCAGCTGGGGTCGTCCACAGG GACCTGAAGCCGGGCAACCTGGCCGTAAACGAGGACTGTGAGCTGAAG ATCTTGGATTTTGGGCTGGCCCGGCACGCAGATGCTGACATGACCGGCTATGTGGTGACCCGCTGGTACCGGGCCCCTGAGGTGATCCTCAGCTGGATGCACTACAACCAGACTG TGGACATCTGGTCTGTGGGCTGTATCATGGCAGAGATGCTGACCGGGAAAACTCTGTTCAAGGGGAAAGATT ACCTGGACCAGCTGTCCCAGATCCTGAAAGTGACCGGGGTGCCGGGTGCAGAGTTTGTGCAGAAGTTGAATGACAAAGCA GCCAAATCCTACATCCAGTCCCTGCCACAGAGCCCCAAGAAGGATTTCTCTCAGCTCTTCCCACGGGCCAGCCCCCAGG CCACAGACCTGCTAGAGAAGATGTTGGAGCTGGACGTGGACAAGCGTCTGACGGCCTCGCAGGCCCTCGCCCACCCCTTCTTTGAACCCTTCCGAGAcccagaggaggagacagaggccccGCAGCCATTTGATGACTCCTTAGAACATGAGAAACTCACAGTGGATGAATGGAAGC AGCACATCTACAAGGAGATTGTGAACTTCAGCCCCATTGCCCGGAAGGACTCACGGCGCCGGTGTGGCATGAAGCTGCAGTGA